The window TCCAGGGCGTGCAGGCCCGCTAGGCGAACCACGGCCTTGTCGGAGCCCAGCTGATCAGCGGCCTTGGTGTACAGGTCGGTGATCCGGCGCTCCACGGCATCAGCCTCGGTGGCAGTGGCCACCCGCTCCTGGTGCGCCTTCGTGTCGGTCGACACCTGCCGCTGATGGGCCAGCGCCCGTTCTCTGTTGTCCAGGTCAGCCTCGGCCGACCGCTGCCGCCGCCACGCCAGGTACAGCGCGAATCCACCGCCCCCACCCAGACCCACGGTGAGCCCGATCCGCACCGCGTCGAGCTGCGCGGCCGCGTTCCCGCCGCGGCTCAACAACAGCAACGCCCCCACCGCCGCCGCAGTGACCAGCACGATTGCCACGGCCACCGCGAGCAGGAAACGCCCGGTCAACGGCTTCGACAACCCGGGCCCGGCTTGCGGCGGGGACACCTGCCCTACTTCCAGGGTGCGCTCGTCTACGGCGCTGGAGCGTTGATCACCTTTCACCACGCCACGATCCCAGGCTCGGCCCGTGCACGATCACCGGATCGACAAGATTTACCCGGGAAGCTCAGCGGCGCCTGCGAAAGGCTAGGGCGAGCACGGCGCCGACGCCCATCAGGCCCGCGGCCTCGCTGACCTTCGGGGTGCGGGCGACCTGAACGGTCGGGCGGATGACGGCGGGCGGAGGCGGCTCGACCGGTTCCTTGATCATGTTCTCCTTCGCCGTCGCCGTCCACGCGGTGATGAACAGCAGGAACCGGGAGACCAAGTTCGCGAACACCAGCAGACCGACGATCGGGCCGACGATTGAGCCGAGAGGGCCGCCGATCACCGTGTTCAGGTAGATCGTTCCAACGATCTTCAGCAGCTCGAACCCGACCGCGGCGGCCAAAGCCCCGCGCATCGCGCTACGGGCCGTCACCGCCGTTCGGGGCAGGCGCGAGATCACCCACAGGAACACCAGCCAGTTGGCCCCGATGCCGAGCAGCGTGGTGATCAGGAACAGCAGCACCTTGGCCCAGCCGTAGCCGCCCAGGCCCACCCAGTTGAGCAAGGTGTCCGCCAGGCCGGCGCCGAGCGCGCTGAGGCCGAACGAGATCGCCATCGCCGCGCCCAGGCCCAGCAGCGCCAGCAGGTCCACGCCGAGGCCACGCAGGAACGGCTGCTGGACCGGCTTCTGCCCCCACTGCGCGGTCAGCGCGTCCCGCAGGTTCGTCATCCAGCCGAGCCCGGTGTAAACAGCCGCGACCAGACCGATGATGCCGACCTTGCTGCGTTCCCTGACGGCGGTGTCGACCAGGTCGGTCAACAGGTCTCGCAGGTTGCCGGGCGCGGCCGAGGTGATCGACGCGCGCAGTTCCTGCAGCACGTCCGGCTGCCCGGCCAAGACGAAACCGAGGACGGCGAAGCCGATCAGGAGCAGCGGGAACAGGGACAGGACGCTGAAG is drawn from Actinokineospora alba and contains these coding sequences:
- a CDS encoding YhjD/YihY/BrkB family envelope integrity protein, which gives rise to MVTESVDKPESKIARLRRRRPGIDHLIRAYDAFTERYGEHFAASITYFSVLSLFPLLLIGFAVLGFVLAGQPDVLQELRASITSAAPGNLRDLLTDLVDTAVRERSKVGIIGLVAAVYTGLGWMTNLRDALTAQWGQKPVQQPFLRGLGVDLLALLGLGAAMAISFGLSALGAGLADTLLNWVGLGGYGWAKVLLFLITTLLGIGANWLVFLWVISRLPRTAVTARSAMRGALAAAVGFELLKIVGTIYLNTVIGGPLGSIVGPIVGLLVFANLVSRFLLFITAWTATAKENMIKEPVEPPPPAVIRPTVQVARTPKVSEAAGLMGVGAVLALAFRRRR